From the genome of Agromyces badenianii:
CACTCGGCATGCCCATCGTGGTCGGCGGCATCCGCTCGGCGACATTGCAGATCATCGCGACGGCGACGCTCGCCGCCTACATCGCCGATGACGGGCTCGGCCGATTCATCTTCGCCGGACTGAAGACGCGCGACTACGCCGAGATGCTCGGCGGCTCGATCCTCGTGATCCTCCTCGCCCTCGCGGTCGATGGCCTCTTCGCGATCACGCAACGTCTCGTCGTGCCCGCCGGCGTGCGCGTCACCCGAACCAGAGAGCTCCGCTCCCGGCCGGCCCGGCCTCGAGCGGTCGTGGGGCGACCCATCACCGAAGGGAATCGAGAATGAACACAGCAGGAAAAGGCCGGCTCGCCGCGTTGGCGGCAGTCGCGGTCGGGGCGACAGTGGCCCTGGCAGGGTGCGCGTCGGGCGATCCGCTGAACAGCGGATCGGGAACCGACAACGCATCGTCTGAGACGATCGTCGTCGGTTCGCAGGCCTACTACTCGAACGAGATCATCGCCGAGATCTACGCGCAGGCCCTCGAGGAGAACGGCTACACGGTCGACCGGCAATTCCAGATCGGCCAGCGCGAGGTCTACATCCCCGAGATCGAGGGCGGCGAGATCGACGTCTTCCCCGAGTACACGGGCAATCTGCTGCAGTACTACGTGCCCGACACGACCGCGACGACGAGCGAGGATGTCTACGCCGAACTCGAGACGGCGCTGCCCGAGGGCCTTCGGGTGCTCGACCAGTCGGCGGCAACCGATCAGGACTCCTACAACGTCACGAAGGAGTTCTCCGAGGCCAACGGCGTGACGAGCCTCGCCGACCTCGCGAAGGTGACGACTCCGCTGACGCTCGGCGGCAACTCAGAGCTCGCGACCCGTCCCTACGGGCCCGACGGGCTGAAAGAGGTCTACGGCGTGGAGGTCGGCTTCACTCCGATCGAAGACAGCGGCGGCCCGCTGACCATCAAGGCGCTCGAAGACGGCCAGGTGCAGCTCGTCAACATCTACAGCGCCAACCCCGCCATCGCGACGAGCGAGCTCGTGACCCTCGAAGACCCCGACGGGCTCTTCCTGGCGTCGAACGTCGTGCCGGTCGTCAGCGAGAAGGTCACCGACGAGATCGCCGAGATCATCAACACCGTGAGCGCCGCGCTCACGGCCGAAGACCTCGTCGCGCTCAACGCGCTGAGCGTCGACGAGCAGCAGTCGGCTGAGCAGATCGCGAAGGACTGGCTCGCCGAGAAGGAACTCTTCTAGCAATTCGCGTCGAGATTCGAGGGGTCGGATGCTGCGGCATCCGGCCCTTCGTCATCGATCGGCACCGCGGAGGTCGCGCCATCCGGAACCGCGGCCGCGGGCGTCGTCGCCGACGGGGTCGTGGCATCCGGAACCGTCGCCGCGGGCGTCTCCGCTGTCTCATCGCGCACCGCGGTCGGGGTCATGTGCTTCGCCTCGGACCGGACCAGGAGCTTCTTCACGCCCCATGCCACAAGCAGGAACACGGCGATGACCCCGACGAACAGATAGCCGGCCCAGTGCAGCTCACGGCTGAGTTCGCGGTAGCTGCCGGCGGCGAGCCACCCGACGGTGACGTAGGCGAAGGCCCAGATCACGCA
Proteins encoded in this window:
- a CDS encoding ABC transporter substrate-binding protein; the encoded protein is MNTAGKGRLAALAAVAVGATVALAGCASGDPLNSGSGTDNASSETIVVGSQAYYSNEIIAEIYAQALEENGYTVDRQFQIGQREVYIPEIEGGEIDVFPEYTGNLLQYYVPDTTATTSEDVYAELETALPEGLRVLDQSAATDQDSYNVTKEFSEANGVTSLADLAKVTTPLTLGGNSELATRPYGPDGLKEVYGVEVGFTPIEDSGGPLTIKALEDGQVQLVNIYSANPAIATSELVTLEDPDGLFLASNVVPVVSEKVTDEIAEIINTVSAALTAEDLVALNALSVDEQQSAEQIAKDWLAEKELF